One Paenibacillus sp. FSL W8-0186 genomic window carries:
- a CDS encoding M42 family metallopeptidase produces MNEETRSLFKQLTEFPAAPGFERDLRGLLKEKLSAYTEEFVQDRLGSLFGVIRGDEQGPKVMVAGHMDEVGFMVTGITETGMVTFQPLGGWWSQAVLAQRLQIITPDRTIIGVVGSTPPHLLDDAARSKPVDIKAMYLDVGADDRAEAKAFGIRPGQQIVPICEFTPLANPKKIMAKAWDNRYGVGLAIELMQAVHGKQLPNTLYCGANVQEELGLRGARTAANLIQPDIFFALDASAANDMTGDKRAFGRLGEGTLLRIYDPSMLTHRGLLEYVQDTADTHRIKYQYFVSPGGTDAGQVHLSGIGVPSAVIGICSRYIHTSSSIIHTDDYAAAKELLIKLVEGLDRTTLNTILENS; encoded by the coding sequence ATGAATGAAGAAACACGCTCATTATTCAAGCAATTAACCGAGTTTCCAGCAGCTCCGGGCTTCGAAAGAGATCTTCGGGGACTGCTAAAAGAGAAGCTGTCGGCATATACGGAAGAATTTGTACAGGACCGCCTGGGCAGCCTGTTCGGCGTCATCCGCGGCGATGAGCAAGGCCCTAAAGTAATGGTTGCCGGGCATATGGACGAAGTAGGCTTTATGGTTACGGGGATTACGGAAACCGGCATGGTCACGTTCCAGCCGCTCGGCGGCTGGTGGAGCCAGGCAGTATTGGCCCAGCGCCTGCAGATTATTACGCCGGATAGGACCATTATCGGTGTTGTCGGCTCTACACCGCCGCATTTACTTGACGATGCGGCCCGCAGCAAGCCCGTGGATATTAAAGCGATGTATCTGGACGTCGGGGCGGATGACCGCGCCGAAGCGAAAGCCTTCGGTATTCGCCCCGGGCAGCAGATTGTACCGATCTGCGAATTTACTCCGCTGGCCAACCCCAAGAAGATTATGGCTAAGGCCTGGGACAACCGCTATGGCGTCGGGCTTGCCATCGAGCTGATGCAGGCGGTGCATGGCAAGCAGCTCCCGAACACACTCTATTGCGGAGCGAACGTTCAGGAAGAGCTTGGCCTGCGCGGAGCAAGAACGGCAGCGAACCTGATTCAGCCGGATATCTTCTTCGCTCTGGATGCCAGTGCCGCCAACGATATGACTGGAGACAAGCGGGCGTTCGGCAGGCTCGGCGAAGGAACCTTGCTGCGGATTTACGATCCGAGCATGCTGACACACCGCGGCCTCCTGGAATACGTGCAGGATACGGCCGACACGCATCGCATCAAGTATCAATACTTTGTCTCTCCGGGAGGAACTGACGCAGGCCAAGTCCATTTAAGCGGCATCGGCGTCCCGTCGGCTGTCATCGGCATATGCTCCCGTTATATTCATACATCCTCTTCGATCATCCACACCGATGATTATGCGGCGGCTAAGGAGCTGCTGATCAAGCTCGTCGAAGGGCTGGATCGCACTACGCTGAACACGATTCTCGAGAATAGCTGA
- the spoVAE gene encoding stage V sporulation protein AE has translation MIFLWAFIVGGLFCVVGQLMFDVIKLTPAHTMSTLVVIGAVMDAFGWYDPLIKFAGAGASVPITSFGNSLVHGALTELQKDGWIGVITGIFEVTSAGISAAIIFSFLAALVVRPRG, from the coding sequence ATGATTTTTCTGTGGGCTTTTATCGTTGGAGGGTTGTTCTGCGTCGTCGGACAGTTGATGTTTGACGTCATAAAGCTGACTCCGGCTCACACGATGAGCACGCTTGTCGTAATCGGCGCGGTGATGGATGCGTTCGGCTGGTATGATCCGCTGATTAAATTCGCAGGGGCTGGCGCCTCGGTGCCAATCACAAGCTTTGGCAATTCGCTGGTACACGGCGCATTGACAGAGCTGCAGAAGGATGGCTGGATCGGCGTCATCACCGGCATCTTTGAAGTAACCAGCGCCGGCATTTCAGCGGCGATTATTTTCTCCTTCCTGGCTGCCCTTGTCGTTCGGCCAAGAGGATAA
- a CDS encoding DUF58 domain-containing protein, whose translation MRALLNTWKSGVRSLKFWRVASLWLICLLYLLFQGGKTSFMLFAMVTLLVCYWLLSSLWGIRQIKGHRTMLSVHGEQFLLQAGDQAQIRLQLQLPRLLPLPYIIVREVMKRHNGDSWAFEDSVIPQNRGEAELIYNTPPLERGQYEFAGTECTSEDIFGLMEHKGTFQAAAQFRVLPRTVFIPHWQLYSRNSRLPGPETAVSNSRRETTQINGVRDYVYGDRISRIHWGATAKTGTWKSKEFEHESLPKTILVLDANASSYKTSQQFELAVSVCASLLEYGLRERISMGLCTLGQELRRFAPAEGYIERQQMIQHLVDINADGSGSHQERLDEIRDFFPESSFFIWISPLADKTAANVFGWAKMRRMTPYHIQVSVPGQEGGARSSWQTALHHREIRGIQVSSLQELPSAMGGGFT comes from the coding sequence ATGCGAGCCCTGCTGAATACATGGAAATCAGGCGTACGTTCATTGAAATTTTGGAGAGTCGCCTCCCTATGGCTGATTTGTCTGCTCTATTTGTTATTTCAGGGCGGCAAAACTTCATTTATGCTCTTTGCGATGGTTACCTTGCTCGTATGTTACTGGCTTCTCAGCAGTCTGTGGGGAATCCGCCAAATTAAGGGCCACCGGACGATGCTGTCCGTACATGGAGAGCAATTTCTGCTTCAGGCCGGGGACCAGGCTCAAATTAGGCTGCAGCTTCAGCTCCCCAGATTACTGCCGCTGCCGTATATCATCGTTCGAGAGGTCATGAAGCGCCATAATGGCGATTCGTGGGCGTTTGAGGATAGCGTCATTCCCCAAAACCGCGGTGAGGCCGAACTCATATATAATACGCCTCCGCTGGAACGGGGGCAGTATGAATTTGCAGGGACGGAATGCACGTCCGAGGATATTTTTGGCCTTATGGAGCATAAGGGGACTTTTCAGGCCGCTGCCCAATTCCGCGTGCTTCCAAGAACGGTGTTCATTCCCCATTGGCAGCTATACAGCCGGAATTCGAGGCTGCCCGGACCGGAGACGGCCGTGTCCAATTCCCGCCGCGAGACGACGCAAATCAACGGGGTTCGCGATTACGTCTACGGCGACCGGATTTCCAGAATACACTGGGGCGCAACGGCGAAGACGGGAACTTGGAAATCCAAGGAATTCGAGCATGAGTCTCTTCCGAAGACCATCCTGGTCCTGGATGCAAATGCAAGCAGCTATAAGACTTCGCAGCAGTTTGAACTGGCAGTGTCCGTCTGCGCATCTTTGCTCGAATACGGTTTGCGGGAAAGGATCAGCATGGGACTCTGTACGCTAGGTCAGGAGCTTCGCAGATTTGCCCCAGCCGAAGGATATATCGAGCGCCAGCAAATGATCCAGCATCTAGTCGATATCAATGCGGACGGAAGCGGGAGCCACCAAGAACGCCTGGACGAGATCCGGGACTTTTTCCCGGAGAGCTCTTTCTTCATTTGGATCAGTCCGCTGGCGGATAAAACGGCGGCCAACGTCTTTGGCTGGGCCAAAATGAGACGGATGACGCCCTATCATATTCAGGTGTCCGTCCCAGGACAGGAGGGAGGAGCCCGTTCTTCCTGGCAAACGGCTCTGCATCACCGGGAAATCCGGGGAATTCAAGTCTCCTCTCTGCAGGAACTTCCCTCCGCGATGGGAGGGGGATTCACATGA
- a CDS encoding beta-galactosidase: MINDKLPKIWYGGDYNPEQWGPEVWSEDDRMFKLAGIDVATINVFAWAVLQPDEETYDFSALDATIDRLYNNGVYVCLGTSTAAHPAWMAKKYPDVTRVDVQGRKRKFGGRHNSCPNSPTYRKYSARIAGKLAERYKDHPALLIWHVSNEYGGYCYCDNCAKAFRVWLKKRYGTIENVNKAWNTRFWGHTFYEWDEIVQPSELSEEWNGNRTNFQGISLDYRRFMSDSLLECYKLEHDEIRKHTPNIPITTNLMGTYPELDYFKWGKEMDVVSWDNYPSLDTPVSFTAMSHDLMRGLRSGQPFMLMEQTPSQQNWQAYNSLKRPGVMRLWSYQAVARGADTVMFFQLRRSIGACEKYHGAVIEHVGHEHTRVFRECAELGRELQQLSDKLIDARTQARIAIVYDWENRWAIELSSGPTVALNYVNEVHKFYDALFQMNIEADMVSVEEDFSKYDIVIAPVMYMVKPGFAKKSEEFTAGGGTFVTTFFSGIVNENDIVTLGGYPGELRSLLGIWAEEIDALFPDQKNRIVMKQPWGELQGEYDCSLLCDLIHSEGAEVLAEYGDDFYQGMPVITRNRFGSGQAYYVASSPDASFLKGFLANLCAEKGIEPLVSAGEGVESARRVKNGNAYLFLLNHNAAPAEVRIGDGEQKDLLTNETVKGSVTVPGRGVMILESALK; encoded by the coding sequence TTGATTAATGATAAGCTGCCGAAGATTTGGTATGGAGGGGACTATAACCCGGAGCAATGGGGGCCAGAGGTTTGGAGCGAGGATGACCGCATGTTCAAGCTGGCGGGCATCGATGTGGCGACGATAAACGTTTTTGCCTGGGCCGTTCTTCAGCCCGATGAAGAGACCTATGATTTTTCGGCCCTGGATGCCACGATAGATCGGTTATATAACAATGGAGTGTATGTTTGCCTGGGAACAAGCACGGCAGCACACCCGGCCTGGATGGCCAAGAAATATCCTGACGTGACGCGTGTAGATGTACAGGGCAGAAAGCGCAAATTCGGCGGGCGGCACAATTCTTGTCCGAACAGCCCGACTTACCGCAAATATTCCGCCCGTATTGCCGGAAAGCTGGCCGAGCGGTATAAGGATCATCCCGCACTGCTGATCTGGCACGTTTCTAACGAATACGGCGGCTACTGCTATTGCGACAACTGTGCCAAAGCCTTCCGCGTATGGCTTAAGAAGCGTTACGGCACAATCGAAAACGTGAACAAGGCTTGGAATACGAGATTCTGGGGACACACGTTCTATGAGTGGGACGAAATCGTACAGCCGAGCGAGTTGAGCGAAGAGTGGAACGGCAACCGCACGAACTTCCAGGGGATTTCCCTCGATTACCGCAGATTCATGTCGGACAGCTTATTGGAATGCTACAAGCTGGAACATGATGAAATCAGGAAGCATACGCCGAATATTCCGATCACGACTAATCTGATGGGGACTTACCCTGAGCTGGATTATTTCAAATGGGGCAAAGAAATGGACGTCGTTTCCTGGGACAACTATCCTTCCCTGGACACGCCGGTCAGCTTTACGGCAATGAGCCATGATTTAATGCGCGGACTTAGAAGCGGGCAGCCGTTCATGCTCATGGAGCAGACGCCGAGCCAGCAGAACTGGCAGGCTTATAACTCTCTGAAACGGCCTGGCGTTATGCGTTTATGGAGCTATCAGGCCGTTGCCAGAGGCGCGGATACGGTCATGTTCTTCCAATTACGGCGCTCAATCGGGGCTTGCGAGAAATACCATGGCGCCGTCATCGAACATGTCGGGCATGAGCATACGCGCGTTTTCCGGGAGTGTGCCGAGCTTGGACGCGAATTGCAGCAGTTGTCCGACAAGCTGATCGACGCGAGAACGCAGGCGAGAATTGCCATCGTTTATGACTGGGAGAACCGCTGGGCCATCGAATTGTCGAGCGGGCCGACGGTCGCCTTGAACTATGTGAATGAAGTGCATAAATTTTACGATGCTCTCTTCCAGATGAACATCGAGGCAGACATGGTGAGTGTGGAGGAGGACTTCAGCAAATACGACATCGTCATCGCTCCGGTGATGTACATGGTAAAGCCGGGCTTTGCTAAGAAATCGGAGGAGTTTACAGCTGGCGGCGGCACGTTTGTGACAACCTTCTTCAGCGGAATCGTCAATGAGAATGACATTGTCACGCTGGGAGGATATCCGGGAGAGCTTCGCTCCCTGCTTGGCATTTGGGCTGAGGAGATCGATGCGCTGTTCCCGGATCAAAAGAACAGAATCGTCATGAAGCAGCCATGGGGAGAGCTGCAGGGAGAATATGACTGCAGCCTGCTCTGCGATTTGATCCATTCCGAAGGAGCGGAAGTTCTGGCTGAGTATGGCGATGATTTCTACCAGGGCATGCCGGTTATCACAAGAAATCGGTTTGGCTCCGGTCAAGCCTATTATGTAGCCAGCAGTCCCGATGCTTCCTTCCTGAAAGGATTCTTAGCTAATCTATGCGCAGAGAAAGGTATCGAGCCGCTAGTGTCCGCGGGAGAGGGCGTGGAATCAGCCCGGCGCGTGAAGAACGGAAACGCGTATCTGTTCCTGCTTAACCATAATGCTGCTCCGGCAGAGGTGCGGATCGGCGACGGAGAACAGAAGGATCTTCTTACGAACGAGACGGTCAAAGGCTCGGTTACGGTGCCTGGCCGCGGCGTCATGATTCTGGAGAGCGCGCTGAAGTAA
- a CDS encoding AraC family transcriptional regulator, whose protein sequence is MTAKAMRRFVFSPSGASGLPVSVESIGYNPEQEPISRPEGYPKYHWIQTEEGEGILHFANETVRLTEGTGVLLPPGLPHRYEADPAGVWRTYYLTFGGEAAAYILASFGVLTSSLYRLDTDSPFVPLLSHMLARLDTDTDMFGLETSTDAYRFLGLLSKYGQVSQMSASQNIERLIPVLKWMEQNFSDSDVGLDDLAETAQMSGRQLSKLFQRAFSLSPYAYFVQMRIHKAKELLAGRSDLTVAAIAEHTGFRDPSHFVATFRRNTGMTPQQFRKIYS, encoded by the coding sequence ATGACCGCAAAAGCGATGCGCCGCTTCGTATTCTCACCGTCCGGCGCCTCTGGGCTGCCGGTTAGCGTAGAGAGCATCGGCTATAATCCTGAGCAGGAGCCCATCTCCCGCCCGGAAGGGTATCCTAAATATCACTGGATTCAAACCGAAGAAGGCGAGGGAATCCTGCATTTTGCCAATGAAACGGTCAGGCTGACCGAAGGAACAGGCGTGCTATTGCCCCCTGGACTGCCCCATCGTTACGAAGCTGATCCCGCCGGAGTATGGCGCACTTATTATTTGACTTTCGGAGGCGAGGCTGCCGCGTACATTCTGGCCTCCTTTGGCGTGCTGACTTCATCGTTGTACCGCCTGGACACCGACTCGCCGTTTGTTCCTTTGCTGAGCCACATGCTGGCTAGACTCGACACGGACACCGATATGTTCGGTCTTGAGACGTCCACGGATGCCTACCGCTTCCTTGGCCTGCTTAGCAAATACGGCCAAGTCAGCCAGATGTCCGCCTCCCAGAACATCGAAAGGCTGATTCCCGTATTGAAATGGATGGAGCAGAATTTTAGCGACAGCGATGTCGGTCTTGATGATCTCGCCGAAACCGCCCAAATGTCGGGACGGCAGCTGAGCAAGCTGTTTCAGCGGGCCTTCAGCCTGTCCCCGTATGCCTACTTCGTGCAGATGCGCATACATAAGGCGAAGGAGCTGCTGGCCGGCCGCTCCGATTTAACAGTGGCGGCGATAGCGGAGCATACCGGGTTTCGCGACCCGAGTCACTTCGTTGCGACGTTCCGCAGAAATACTGGCATGACCCCGCAGCAGTTCCGCAAAATCTATTCATAA
- a CDS encoding MoxR family ATPase, with product MPVREQSIQTISAVRANLESCILGKEFEITLLLTALLAGGHVLIEDVPGTGKTQLIKAMAKSMSGEYRRIQCNPDILPSDITGVSVFHPHEERFVFRPGPVMTNILLADEINRATTKTQSALLEVMEERSVTADGHTYELPHPFMLCATQNPIDFEGTYMLPEAQLDRFMMKIAMGYPDAATEKTMLLFHAKGQPADQLHAVTTMDEIAKIQEEIRDVYLSDALGDYLLGIVRRTREHEAVLLGASPRASLAFVMAVKAYAFLQERDYVIPDDIKTLAPYVLGHRILLRPEARLGSMSALQVLQQIIKQAQVPISSVG from the coding sequence ATGCCCGTAAGAGAGCAATCGATACAAACGATATCTGCTGTCCGAGCAAACCTGGAATCCTGCATATTGGGAAAAGAATTTGAGATCACCCTTCTTCTCACTGCTCTCCTTGCCGGAGGTCACGTATTGATCGAGGATGTGCCCGGAACGGGAAAAACCCAGCTCATCAAAGCGATGGCCAAGTCCATGAGCGGAGAATACCGCCGCATCCAATGCAATCCCGACATTTTGCCGAGCGATATAACTGGCGTATCGGTTTTTCATCCGCATGAAGAACGCTTCGTATTTCGGCCGGGTCCGGTCATGACGAATATTTTGCTTGCCGACGAGATTAACCGCGCGACTACGAAGACCCAGTCGGCCCTGCTGGAAGTTATGGAGGAACGCAGTGTGACGGCGGATGGTCATACATATGAGCTGCCGCATCCTTTCATGCTTTGCGCCACTCAGAACCCGATCGATTTCGAGGGTACTTATATGCTGCCGGAAGCTCAGCTGGATCGCTTCATGATGAAAATAGCGATGGGCTATCCTGATGCGGCAACAGAGAAAACCATGCTGCTGTTTCATGCCAAGGGCCAGCCTGCCGATCAGCTTCATGCCGTGACTACGATGGATGAAATCGCCAAGATCCAAGAGGAGATCCGCGACGTTTATTTGAGCGATGCTCTGGGCGATTATTTGCTTGGCATCGTCCGCCGTACCCGGGAGCATGAGGCTGTCCTTCTTGGGGCAAGTCCTCGGGCTTCGCTTGCTTTCGTTATGGCGGTAAAAGCGTACGCCTTTCTTCAGGAGCGGGATTACGTCATTCCCGACGATATCAAGACGCTTGCACCTTATGTGCTTGGCCACCGGATCCTGCTTCGCCCGGAAGCCCGGCTCGGCAGTATGAGCGCGCTGCAGGTGCTTCAGCAAATCATTAAGCAGGCGCAAGTGCCCATCTCTTCGGTAGGTTGA